GATCACAGGCGTGATCCAGCGCGTGATCAGGTTCCAATCCTTGTTTAGCGTGATCGGAATCACCGGCTGGATGTTGAGGACATTCTGCAGCTGTTTGTGCGGACCGACATTGAAGTTGAAGTTGTTCTGGAACGGCACGCTGATCATGTCGGCAACGGGGTTCTGCGCCGCCTTGGCCAGATCGCCGGGGCTGCCCGTTGAATCTTCCGCCAGCACCACTCCCGAACATGACAAGGTTGCGGAGAATGCCAGTTTAGCTAGCCTGATCAATTTCCTCCCGCTCACGGACGCAGGCTCCTTCAGCCATACCAAAGCTAATGCCAACGGCGAAAAATTGGGTTTTCCGTTTGCCGGGAGCACTTATACTGTGTGACAAAGCACCAATCAGATCTTGAGACCACTCATTTTGCGCCAACTTTGCAAGCATTCCGGAGCGTCCAGCGCGTGGCTGAGATCCCAGTCATCTCGAGCCACATCCTGCACGGCCTGCCGGCATTCCTGCGTCATGCAATCGGGGAAAGCGCGCTCCTACGGGCAAACCGCGCAGCAGGCTTCGATCTGGAGCTGACCGAAGGCCGCAATTGTTTCATCCCGCATGCCGCAGTCCTCGGCTTCGTGAATGCTGCGGCAAGGGCGGCCGGCGAGCCCAATCTCGGGCTTCTGATCGCGCCGATGATGAGCGCAGGCAATTACGGCAGCTTCGGGCGCTACGTTCTGGGGGGCGATACCCTCGGCCAATCCATCCAGCGGGCCATTGTGGCGCTGCCTTATCACAGCACCCATGACAGGATGTCCGTCGCCATCGTCGGCGACGAGGCACGCTATAGCTACGTCTTTGCCTTGGCTGGCCACGCGGGCTACGACATGATCGCCGGAGCGGCTGCCGGCGTTCTGCTCAGCGTCCTCAGGGCTTATTTGCCTTTTGACTGGCGGCCACTGCGCGTCGAGCTCAATATCAGCAGGCCGCGCCAGATCGGGCTGTTCGAAGATCTCTTCCAGTGCCCCGTCCTGTTCAACGCGCCCGCCGTGACGATCGTCATGGAACGCCACCTCTTGTCGGCTGCTCCTAACCGTGGGGCATGGCCGATCGTCACCATCGAGGACGTGGCCCGAGATCGGCCTGGCGGCGCTCCACGCGATCTGCTCGACGTCGTCATGGAGCAGGTCCGGGCTCAGGTTCTCACCGGCAGCGTGTCCATCGATCGCGTCGCGCGACCGATGGCTACCAGCGTCCGAACGCTGCAACGTGAGCTAAGTCAGGCTGGCACTGATTTTCGCAGCCTGGCGAATGCGGCACGGTTGCAGCGGGCCACCGAGTTGCTCAGGCACACGAATGGCTCGATCACCCGTGTTGCGGCAGAGATGGGATATTCCTCGCCAGCCAATTTCGCGCGTGCCTTCCGAAAGGTGACGGGCAGCGGACCACGGGAGTTTCGTGCCAACATCCACCATGAGGGCGCGCCAGACGGTGCCGGTTCCCGCTAAAATGGGCGCGGCCGGGGAAGAGGTCAAATCCGGCCCTGATGCGGCAGCGCAACTGACGTCTGCTTTTGGCCGGAGAACCAAGTTCCGCTTATGGCGCATCCCGCCCGGACAGCGTCCGGCGCTTTTGGCCCCTAGCTGACCTTTGGAAGGTCCGCTTTCCGGAACTCAATTTGGCGAACGGCTGCCCCCCTAGCGGCCGCTGGCAAAGGCAGCTTGCGTGTAGTGTGGCAACAGCTGCCTCGGCCAAACCATCCACCTTTTTAACTGCACGATTTAGGTGGCTCTTGGCGAGGGCTTACGCTTCCGGTGCTGAATTACCACTCACACCGGACCTCTCGGTGGGGGCGGATCGACGATGTACTCCTTACCTGCCAGAGACTGCCGCCTCGCAAACCGCAGGATCACGCCTAGCGACGCAGCGAGAGGTATCGCCAACAACACGCCCACGAAGCCGAACAGCCATCCAAAGGCGAACAGCGCGAACATCATCCAGACCGGGTGGAGGTTGACGCGGCGACCGATGAGGCGCGGCGAGAGAACATAATCGGAAAGCATTTCTCCGACGATGAAGATGCCCCCTACAACGGCGACTGGCCCCCAATTCGGCCAGAATTGGACCAATGCAACGCAGGCCGCGACGAAAAACCCGGTTGCGGCTCCAAAATAGGGAACAAAACTGATCAGGCCTGCGGTGATTCCGATCAAGACTGCATGGTTCAGCCCTGTCGCCTTCAGGGCTGTGGCATAAAGCACGGCGAGAACGAGGCAGATGACGATCTGCCCGCGCACGAAGCCAGCGACTGTCTCGTGGATTTCGCGCCCAAGCGCTCGCATGTCGTCGCGGCAGGACGGTGGAAACCAGCCATCGACGGTCGCTATCATTCGGTGCCAGTCAATGGCGACATAGATGGCGATGACCGGCGTGACGATCAGCAGCGAAAGAAGGGAAACCAAGGCCTCTCCACTCGACCATAGCGAGCGAAGGAACTCGTCAACCCAGTTAGTGCTCATCGTCTTCGCGATGTCGCGGGTCGATTGCTCGATATGGAGTTCGTCGCCCATGATACGGTGCAGCCACGGTCGGCTTGCATCGCCCATCTGCGACTGAAGGCGGGTGACGTAGGCGGGAAACTCTTCAACAAAAAACCTGAACTCGCCAACGATGGCCGGGAGCATAACCAGGAAGAAGCCGATTAGAACCGCGACGATCGGCACGAAGACGCCCAGAGCTGCAAGGGAACGGCTAATCCCGAGCCGCTCCAGCTTGTCGACCGCCGGAATGAGAAGATAGGCGAGCAACGTGCCGGCCACGAATGGCAGCAGTATTTGGCGCACCAGCATCAGCGTAACGAGCGCGATCGCAGAGACCGCGATCCAGAAGGTCGCCGGTCGCGCGATTCTCATCGACGTTCGTCACTCATGCGTTTCGATCTCGACTGCCAGATTCTACCTGCGCTACCAACGCGCGGATTCTCGGATCCCAGCGCGAGAAACGGTCGTAGAAATCCTTGTTCAATTCTCCATCAGACTGGCGAAGGCGATCTCGCCGTCGGTAACGTAGTGGTTCACCTTTCCGGCTTGCAAACGTGAACCGGACTGATGCAATGCGACATCCCCGATCACCCGCTTTGCCGTCAGCTGGGCGAGGATGTAGCTGCGTTCTGCATTCGTGTCTGAATCGGTCGCATGGGTTACTTGGAGCGTTAGTCGAGCCAGCGACAACCCCGTGTCTCTGGTGCCCGCGCCCACCCATAATACAGGCTGATCGGTCGACGGTTTATCCGTATTCATCCAAAAGCTCGCTGCAGCCATATCCTCCTCCGAGCGAGCGAGGCTCAGCGCCCAGAAACGGATATGATGGCGCTTTCGCGGGCTGTTATTGATGGGCTCCTGGAAACCTATGTCCTGCCTTCGTCCAAAGAGATAGAGGGTGCTGAAAGGTGCGTTGGGATACGGGGAGTTGAGCAGAAACGCTCGTATCATTCGCCACGAGCTTGCGGCCCCCAAGCGATCGGCCGTCGTCCAGCCTGCCGTTGCAAACGCATCGCGCAATTGTTGCAAGGTGCCGATGAGGACGAGGTTTACGGGATCGCCGGGCAGACCATCGCCGGTGATCGTGTAGCGGGGGATAAGCGACCGATGAAGGACCTTCAGACCCATTCGGACTACATTGGGCAGAATGACATATGCGGCCAACCCGTAAGTGAGGCTTACCGCCACGACCCATGGCAGCCTGTGATCCGCCGTATCAAAGATTACAAACACAATCAGCCAAACGCTGACGACGCCAAGACAAAAAATGAGAAACCTCTGAAAAAGGCGCGTGAGCAATCTCAAAATTCTTGTCCTATCTTGCTCCGGTCGATCGCGGCCGCCTCGCTATTCGTAGTCGGCTTCCGACAGGCGAGTATACCAGTGGGCAGTTGCGTCGCGTCCACGTGTCGGACCTAAGTTTTTCCGCGCCTTACACCTCGGCAGCGGCAGTACCCAAAGTCTCCGAACAGCAGTTCGAACTTAATCCTGAAACGGGAAGATCTTCTTCCAGTCTCGCTTCATATCGACAACGGTCCACTGATTAGCGGCTGCGGCGTCGAGCGCCTTGTCGAGCTTGCCGAAATGGGCCTGACGGTCATAGGCGAACTCGCGTTCGGCATCTGTATGGTGAAGGATTAGGCCGAAGCGTGGCCCGCCTGACATCGTCGTCCATTGCAGCATTTCGAGATCGCCGTCCGAATTCCCGAAAGCAGCGATCGGCCGTCGGCCGATCTGTTGGTTGATGCCGACAGGCTTGCCGGCCTTGTCGTCGATGAAGTTGATCTGCGGCAGACGGAATATGGTCGGCCTGCCGTCACGCATCTCGAATTTCGTCTTGATCGAGGAGCCGAGAACCTGCTCGGGAGGGATGCCGTACACTCTCTCAGTCCATGGCCGCATGAACTCGACGCCGCCACCGGAGGCGATGTAGGTCTTGAACCCATTCGCGCGCAGGTAGGTAAGCAGCTCCAGCATGGGCTGGTAGACCAATTCGGTATAGGGGCGCTTGAAGCGCGGGTGGCGCGCGGTGGCAAGCCATTCCGAGGCGATTTTCGCGAACTCGTCCGAGGTCATGCCGGCATGTGTCACCGCGATCAGTTGCATCAGGCCCTGCTCGCCCGAAGCCGCCAGCGCCCTCATGTCGCCATTGAGGACCGCCTTGAAAGGCTGCTTGGTCTTCCATCCGGGGTTTTGCGGAGCGAGTGCCCTGACCCGATCGAGGACAAACGCGAGCTGGACGTAAATCGGCTGCTCTGCCCACAACGTGCCGTCGTTGTCGAATACCGCGATGCGCTCAGCCGGCGCCACAAAGTCGGCGCCACCTTGCGTAGTCACGCGCGCGATGAAGTTGGTGATCGACGCCTTGACCGGGCCATCATTCCAGGACGACAGCGGGTCGGACTGCGCCAGCACTATTGACGGGCGAAGTGGTCCGATCAGAACAGGCACCCCGGTCAATACTGAGATCAACACGCGACGATTTAGACCGGCGCTGTAAGACAGAACGGATTTCATTTCGGTCTCCATCAAATGGAATCTCACTGACGGTGGGCGCCGGCGCTTGTTGCCGTTCCTAAGGCTGTTGCGTTGACGGCGGCCTCCAGACGCAGCGGAAGCCGAGATGGCTGGTCGAGGTGTCGACCGGTTCCGCATGGCGCGCAGCCGGGCGATAGCGGCGGCAATAGTTGGGTGCGCAAAGATGCGAGCCGCCCTTGATGACCTTACGGGGGATTCTAATCTCCGGCAGATCGGGGTCGTAGCTGTCGTCTTCGCGGCCGCCTCGCGGGTTCTGTGGAATGCAGCAGGTCTTCGCGGCCTCAGCCTGATGCTTGGGCGCGTACCAATCTGTGGTCCACTCCCAGACATTGCCGATCATGTCCTGCAGGCCGTAGCCGTTTGGCGGAAACGCCGTGACCGGCGAAGTGCGTTCGAAGCCATCCTCGGCCAGGTTCTGATGCGGAAACTCGCCTTGCCAGATATTGGCCATGTGGCGCCCGCCGGGAGAGAGGCTGCCACCCCAGGCGTATTCAGCGCCGGCGAGACCGCCCCGTGCGGCAAACTCCCATTCGGCCTCGGTCGGCAGATCCTTGCCGGCCCAGCGGGCATAGGCGAGCGCGTCTGCAAAGCTGACATGAACAACAGGATGATTGTCCAGCGCGTTAATATTGCTTCCAGGGCCATAGGGGCGGCGCCAGTTGGCTCCCATCCTCAGGCTCCACCAGTGACGGAAATCGCGTCGGTCGACCGGGCCCGCTGGCTGGGAGAACACCAAAGAGCCCGCGTAGAGCATGTGAGAGGGCGTTCCGGGATAATCCTTTGGGTCGGGCGCGACCTCCGCAAAGGTGACGTGTCCGGTTGCCTTGACGAACTCCTTGAACTGCCGGTTCGTTACCGGCGTTCGATCCATCCAGAAGCTGTCGACGGCCGCGCGATGGACCGGGGCCTCCTCGGGATAATGGCGATCGGATCCCATCAGGAATATCCCGCCAGGTACCGCGATCATGTCGGCCGGCTCAGGACTGGCTCGCGAGACATCGTCACGTTCGCGAAGCGCAGCGGCCATTCGGTCTGCGATGTCCAAGTCGGTCATGACATCCCCGGGCTGACGGATCAGAAGTGATAAGATGCTCGAAAAGACGCCGTGCTGGGTCGTACGATAGGTAAAGCCGTTGTTGCGGTTGTCGGTATAGATGGCCCGGTCCAAGGACCGTGGAGATGAAGTCCGTCCGGCGGCCTGCGCCAATCGGGATAGGCTTATGATCACATGAATGGAGCATCCCAAGGCCCGAAGTCGAAAGCATCCTGGTTTATCGCCGGCGTCATTTGCCGCTCGTCGGCGAGCCGCTTCTGAAAGACCATCTGGCGATACTGGGCGTAAGCTGCTCGGTTTCCGAAGTAGACACACTGGCAAACAATCGGATCAGCATACACGTAGGCGACCTGCGAGTTCTTGGTCTGCTGCACGAATTTGTTCGGCGGCAGCTTTTTCATGGCCGCAAGCCGCTGTGGCGTATTTGCAGGTTGTGGAATGAAGCCCGCCGCAGAGAGGAGGTCCTCCTTCTGCTGTCCGCCTGTTGGGTTGACTGGCAGGCTGCGAGGCCGATACTCAACGTAACAGCCAGACCGGCGGCGAGACGACTTCTCATGTTTGGCTCCTGAATGTGATGTTCAGCGCTGTTGCCCAATGAGTCGGGTCAACATTTGTGCGCGTCAGTTTCCTGTCGGCGCTCCGAGGCGATAATTCCTCCGAAGCTGTGCACTGGAGGATGGAGCGATCGCCTGGCACTCGTTGTAATAGAACTGGCCGGGCTGCCGATTAACGGGATTGGCGCAAATGCTGGCGAGTTCGGCCTGCCTAGACTGTGAGGATTGGCAGGCTGACAGGGCGAGGCCGGCGAGCGTCATCACGCACATGGATCGAACAAAGTTCATCGTTTTTTCCTCTCTCTGCCCCAGACTCCATTTTTTGAATCTTCGTCCGGGCCGCGTCCCGCAGGATGCGGCCCGTCCTCAGTCATTGATGCCCCCCGTCAATTGCCGGTTGGCAACGGAATGCTAACTCCGTCCTTCGCGAGGATTTCGCGGACAGACTGCAATCGTTCGTAGTCAGACAGCAAGATTGGCCCCGTGTAACCGTAGCTCTGCACCTTGCGCGGAGGATATTTCACATAAGTGGCCATGA
Above is a genomic segment from Bosea sp. NBC_00550 containing:
- a CDS encoding formylglycine-generating enzyme family protein produces the protein MIAVPGGIFLMGSDRHYPEEAPVHRAAVDSFWMDRTPVTNRQFKEFVKATGHVTFAEVAPDPKDYPGTPSHMLYAGSLVFSQPAGPVDRRDFRHWWSLRMGANWRRPYGPGSNINALDNHPVVHVSFADALAYARWAGKDLPTEAEWEFAARGGLAGAEYAWGGSLSPGGRHMANIWQGEFPHQNLAEDGFERTSPVTAFPPNGYGLQDMIGNVWEWTTDWYAPKHQAEAAKTCCIPQNPRGGREDDSYDPDLPEIRIPRKVIKGGSHLCAPNYCRRYRPAARHAEPVDTSTSHLGFRCVWRPPSTQQP
- a CDS encoding LssY C-terminal domain-containing protein, which gives rise to MRLLTRLFQRFLIFCLGVVSVWLIVFVIFDTADHRLPWVVAVSLTYGLAAYVILPNVVRMGLKVLHRSLIPRYTITGDGLPGDPVNLVLIGTLQQLRDAFATAGWTTADRLGAASSWRMIRAFLLNSPYPNAPFSTLYLFGRRQDIGFQEPINNSPRKRHHIRFWALSLARSEEDMAAASFWMNTDKPSTDQPVLWVGAGTRDTGLSLARLTLQVTHATDSDTNAERSYILAQLTAKRVIGDVALHQSGSRLQAGKVNHYVTDGEIAFASLMEN
- a CDS encoding AI-2E family transporter is translated as MRIARPATFWIAVSAIALVTLMLVRQILLPFVAGTLLAYLLIPAVDKLERLGISRSLAALGVFVPIVAVLIGFFLVMLPAIVGEFRFFVEEFPAYVTRLQSQMGDASRPWLHRIMGDELHIEQSTRDIAKTMSTNWVDEFLRSLWSSGEALVSLLSLLIVTPVIAIYVAIDWHRMIATVDGWFPPSCRDDMRALGREIHETVAGFVRGQIVICLVLAVLYATALKATGLNHAVLIGITAGLISFVPYFGAATGFFVAACVALVQFWPNWGPVAVVGGIFIVGEMLSDYVLSPRLIGRRVNLHPVWMMFALFAFGWLFGFVGVLLAIPLAASLGVILRFARRQSLAGKEYIVDPPPPRGPV
- a CDS encoding helix-turn-helix transcriptional regulator; its protein translation is MAEIPVISSHILHGLPAFLRHAIGESALLRANRAAGFDLELTEGRNCFIPHAAVLGFVNAAARAAGEPNLGLLIAPMMSAGNYGSFGRYVLGGDTLGQSIQRAIVALPYHSTHDRMSVAIVGDEARYSYVFALAGHAGYDMIAGAAAGVLLSVLRAYLPFDWRPLRVELNISRPRQIGLFEDLFQCPVLFNAPAVTIVMERHLLSAAPNRGAWPIVTIEDVARDRPGGAPRDLLDVVMEQVRAQVLTGSVSIDRVARPMATSVRTLQRELSQAGTDFRSLANAARLQRATELLRHTNGSITRVAAEMGYSSPANFARAFRKVTGSGPREFRANIHHEGAPDGAGSR
- a CDS encoding HAD family hydrolase, whose amino-acid sequence is MKSVLSYSAGLNRRVLISVLTGVPVLIGPLRPSIVLAQSDPLSSWNDGPVKASITNFIARVTTQGGADFVAPAERIAVFDNDGTLWAEQPIYVQLAFVLDRVRALAPQNPGWKTKQPFKAVLNGDMRALAASGEQGLMQLIAVTHAGMTSDEFAKIASEWLATARHPRFKRPYTELVYQPMLELLTYLRANGFKTYIASGGGVEFMRPWTERVYGIPPEQVLGSSIKTKFEMRDGRPTIFRLPQINFIDDKAGKPVGINQQIGRRPIAAFGNSDGDLEMLQWTTMSGGPRFGLILHHTDAEREFAYDRQAHFGKLDKALDAAAANQWTVVDMKRDWKKIFPFQD